In one window of Hymenobacter nivis DNA:
- a CDS encoding LolA family protein, with protein MTTKSFLLLTLAATLALPAAAQQDPKAGKILDAMSAKYQALNAFGANFTQTLENPSAKVKQNMSGDILVSGKKFHLKMNGQEVINDGKTTWTYLKNENEVNIADADADSQDMSPSQIYTMYKKGYKYAYVQQAQDGGEAVDVIELTPENRTNEVIKVRLKVRKKDQTVKSWQMYKKNGNQYTFNIKNFKPNPPITASTFAFDKAEHKGVKVVDLR; from the coding sequence ATGACGACCAAATCGTTTTTGCTGCTGACATTGGCTGCCACGCTGGCCCTGCCCGCTGCGGCTCAACAAGACCCCAAAGCCGGCAAAATCCTCGACGCTATGAGCGCCAAGTACCAGGCCCTGAACGCCTTCGGTGCCAACTTCACCCAGACGCTGGAGAATCCTTCGGCTAAAGTGAAGCAGAACATGAGCGGCGACATCCTGGTGAGCGGCAAGAAGTTTCACCTGAAGATGAACGGCCAGGAAGTCATTAACGACGGCAAAACCACTTGGACCTACCTCAAAAACGAGAACGAGGTAAACATCGCCGACGCCGATGCCGACAGCCAGGATATGTCGCCCTCGCAGATTTATACCATGTATAAGAAGGGTTATAAATACGCCTACGTGCAGCAAGCTCAGGACGGCGGCGAGGCCGTGGACGTGATTGAGTTGACCCCGGAAAATCGCACCAACGAAGTAATCAAAGTACGCCTGAAAGTGCGCAAGAAAGACCAGACCGTGAAAAGCTGGCAGATGTACAAGAAGAACGGTAACCAATACACGTTCAACATTAAGAACTTCAAACCCAACCCACCCATCACGGCTAGCACCTTCGCCTTCGACA